Sequence from the Pararhizobium gei genome:
CAAAGCCGATGGCAGAGCAAACTCGCCTCCGCCCGTCGCGTCGAGCAGGCAGAATGGGCAAAGCCCGTCCGTGAGGACTGGGTCAAGCGGATGATCGAGGACATCGACGCCGCCACCAAGCCGGTCGTGCTCGTTGCCCACTCGCTGGGCGTCGCGACGGCGGTCCACGCTGTGCAGCATGCAAAGAAGAAGATCGCCGGCGCGTTTTTTGTCGCACCGCCCGAGGTGAGCAGCCCGCAAATCCGGCCGAAGCACTTCATGACGTTCGGTCCTTATCCGCGCGATCCCCTGCCCTTTCCAAGCATGATCGTTGCCAGCCGCAACGATCCGTTCGGGTCCTACGATCACGCTGGAGATATCGCCAATGCCTGGGGCTCCATCCTCGTCGATGCCGGCGAATCCGGTCATATCAATGCCGACTCCGGCCATGGTCCCTGGCCGGAAGGCACCATGGTCTTTGCGCAGTTCATCAGCCGCCTGAAGCCCTGACACGGGCCTCTTTATGGTGAACCGACATTAAGACGGTTTTCATTGTCCTTCGCCATGATCCTCCAAATCGTGTGAAACACCGTGGGCCATGAAAACCGTCAAGGAAAACACATCCCTTTTTGCGGGAAGCCCGGCGGAGTTGCTCAGGCAAGCCACCGGGACGTTGGACGCGACCGTCGCGCTGTGCGTTCTGGACGCCGATGGCAAGATCCTGCAGGCAACCTCGGCATTTGCGGTAGCGCTGTCGGTGCCTGTTTCCGAATTGCTGCAACGACCGCTTTCCACATTTTTGCACGCTCAACACAAGCATTTCCTAACGTCTGCAAAGTCCGAAAATCCGCCCGACCCGACTGAAAGGCGATTGCGCTTCTCGACAAGCGACCGCCCATCGATGTGGTTCAGTGCAGCCCTCTCCCGTGTCCAGGAAAACCTGTCGTGCTTCTTGTTGAAGCTTACGCCGATAGACGACCTGATCCGCGAGCTTGAGCAGGCGCAGAAGAACGAGACCCGCTGGCGCTATGCACTGCAAAGCGCTCACCAGGGCGTTTGGGACCATGATTTTCGGTCAAACGAACTCTTCTATTCGGATGACTGGAAGCGAATCCGCGGCATGCGGCCCGATGATGTCGTGGACGGAAGCCTCAACGCTTGGATACAGCAAGTCCATCCCGCAGACCGGGAACATGTCCTTGAGCAAATCCGCCTGCAGGACGAGGGCGACGTCGATTTCAACGTGTTTCACTATCGCGAACGGCACGCCGACGGTCACTGGGTATGGATTGAAAGCCGCGGCTCTCGCGTCGAATGGGATGCTGACGGCAAGCCGGTTCGGATAATTGGAACCGATACCGATATAACCGAACGCCGCAAGGCGGAGACGGAACTCGAAGAAGTATCACGCCGGCTGCGGCTGGCGCTCGACGTGTCGCGGATCGGTGTCTTCGAGGCCAATCTCGATACTGGAAACGTTGTCCGCGACGACCGGCTCCTGCGCATCTATGGCCTGGATCCTTCAGCGCCCATGGATCAGCGTCACCTTCTGGAGGAACGGCTCCACCCGGACGACCGGGAAAAGGCGCTGGCGGCGATCGCGGCAGGTCTTTCCGCAAACGAACCCTTTGCGAATTCCTTCCGCATCGTGAGACCTGACGGAGAACTCCGACATATTCGGTCCATGTCGTTGACATTTATCGATGCCGACGGCGATCGCAAACTCATCGGCGCCAATTGGGATGTAACGGAAGACATCGTTCTTCGCGACGAATTGGCGCATGCCAAGCAACTGGCGGAAGCACGAAATCGCGAGTTGGAGGCAGCGCGCAGCAGCATCGAATACAACGCCCTGCACGACCATCTGACCAAGCTGCCAAATCGTCGGTTTCTCGATCAGCGTCTGGACGACTGGGATGCAGGAGCAGTCGCCTATACCGCGATCCTGCATATCGATCTCGACCGTTTCAAGCAGATCAACGATACGCTCGGCCATCAGGCGGGCGATGCCATGCTCGCCCATACGGCACGTGTTCTTTCGTCGATTACCGATGCCGAGGATTTCACGGCGAGAGTAGGCGGGGATGAATTTGTCATTCTCTGCAAAAGGCAGCGATCGCCAAATGATGTTCTTGCGCTCGCCGACCGCGTCGTCGCAGCCCTTCGCGAGCCGGTGTTCTATGAGGGTATCCCGTGCCGCTTCGGCGCGAGTGTCGGTATCGCTGCCAAAGCGGACGGCAAGACCGACGCGAAACAGTTGCTGATGGATGCGGATATCGCACTGTACCGGGCCAAGGGTCTTGGACGGAACCGCGCTCAAGTCTTCACGAAACAGTTTCAGACGCAAATTCACCACGCCAAACGTACCGCCGACGAAATCATCAAGGGGCTTGAGGATGGCTGCTTCATCCCGGTCTACCAGCCGCAGTTCGATGCGCAAACCCTCGATATCATCGGCGTCGAGACGCTGGCGCGCTGGCGCCACCCTCGAAAAGGGGTTCTCGCGCCGGATTACTTCCTCAAGATCGCCGAGGACATCAACGTCGTGACGGCCATCGACCGTGCCATCGCGGTTCAGGCGATCGGCGACTTCGCCCGGTGGGAGGAACGGCGGCTGGGCATTCCCAGGATTTCCGTCAATGTCTCCTCGCCGCGCCTTCGCGAGCCCGGGTTGATCGAGAGCCTGAAGGAGCTGAATATCCCCTTTGGTAGACTTTCCTTCGAATTGCTCGAATCGATATTTCTCGACGACCTCGACGAGGGCGTCGCGCAGACGTTGACAGCGCTGAAATCGCTCGGCATCGATATCGAGATAGACGATTTCGGCACCGGTCATGCCTCGATCATAGGTCTCATGAAGCTAACGCCCGCCCGGTTGAAGATCGACCGGGCGCTGATCAAGCCGATCACCACGGTCCTTGAGCAGCGGCAGCTCGTGCGGTCGATCATTGACATTGGACATTCGCTCAAGATCGACGTCATCGCCGAGGGTGTCGAAACGCTTGATCATGCGGAGATCCTGCGCGACCTTGGATGCGACGCCCTTCAGGGCTATGCTTTCGCCAAGCCGATGACGTGCGAGCAACTGGAACTTTTCGTTACCTCGAAAAGCTGGCGATAACGTCAAAGACTGGATTCGGCTCTACGGGCTCCAGCAACAGCCGGGAGCCGTCCGGAGACCGAACGGCTCACCAAGCGAAACGATATCAGTTGCCGTTCTGGACCTGCAATACGGCTTCGGAAAGAAGCTCGAGCATTTTCAGGCGGATTTGATCATCGGTCTGAACGATGCCGGCGGCATCGAAATCGGCGCGGATCTTGCGGACCACATCCTCGTGACCGGCCTCTTCGAAATCGGCGGCGACCACGTCCTTGGCGTAAGACGCCGGATCGCTCTTGCCAAGTAGTCCGGCGGCCCACAGGCCGAGCAACTTGTTACGTCGCGCTTCGGCCTTGAACCGCAGTTCCTCGTCGAGGGCGAATTTCGACTCGAAGGCCTTTTCCCGATCCTGTATATTGGTCATGTCTGATCTCCCATAATCCGGCGGTAAACGCTTTTTGCTCATAAACCAAAAGCGCGCCGAATGTGCAATGCGTAGTTTCCCGGCGACTGCACTTTAAAATCGCATCCGGTGAATTCGGGGGATCGGACCAGACGCCGATTGTGCAATAGTTCCTTTTGGGCTATGGACCGCGGTGGAAAATACCGATGGGCGCACGCATGGGCGCCGGCAACCATAGAGAACAATATTGATGAACCGTCGCCGCCGTATCTACGAAGGCAAAGCCAAGATCCTGTATGAAGGCCCCGAGCCGGGTACGTTGATCCAGTTTTTCAAAGATGACGCAACTGCATTCAATAAGAAGAAGCACGAGATCATCGACGGCAAGGGTGTTCTGAACAACCGGATTTCGGAATATATCTTCACACACCTGAACCGGATCGGCATCCCCACGCATTTTATCCGCCGCCTCAACATGCGCGAGCAGCTGATCAAGGAAGTGGAAATCATTCCGCTTGAAATCGTTGTGCGCAATGTCGCTGCAGGCTCGCTTGCCAAGCGGCTGGGTATCGAGGAAGGCGTCGTCCTGCCGCGTTCGATCATCGAATTCTATTACAAGGCCGATGCGCTCGACGACCCTATGGTTTCGGAAGAGCATATCACCGCTTTCGGCTGGGCCAGCCCGCAGGAGCTTGATGACATCATGGCGCTGTCCATTCGTGTCAACGACTTCCTGACTGGCCTCTTCCTCGGCGTCGGCATCCAGCTTGTCGATTTCAAGATAGAGTGCGGGCGCCTGTTTGAAGGCGACATGATGCGCATCATCCTCGCCGACGAGATTTCGCCGGACAGCTGCCGCCTCTGGGATATCGAGACCAAGGAAAAGATGGACAAGGACAGGTTTCGTCGCGACCTTGGCGGTCTCGTGGAAGCCTATCAGGAAGTGGCTCGTCGCCTTGGAATCATGAACGAGAACGAACCGCCCCGCGGCACCGGCCCCGTGCTGGTGAAATAAGCAGGAAGACAATACAGTGATCAATGCACGCGTAACAGTGACGCTGAAGAATGGCGTTCTCGATCCGCAGGGCAAGGCAATCGAGGGCGCGCTCAGTGCCCTCGGTTTCGACGGAATCGGCCATGTCCGCCAGGGCAAGGTTTTCGATCTCCAGATCGAGACGGCCGACAAGGCAAAGGCCGAGGCGGACCTTAAAGCCATGTGCGAAAAACTGCTGGCGAACACGGTGATCGAGAATTACACTATATCACTCGCCTGATGGTTGAATGAGGATGTGATGGCCGAAATCACCAACGAGTTGATGTACGAACTGCTGAAGCGCATTCACACGGACGTTGCAGGCTTGAAGGAAGGCCAACGGGAAATTCGATTGGAATTAAATGCGATGCGCGGAACAATGATTTCGATGCAGCAGGACATTCACAATATCTATGGAATTCTCGCGCGCCACGAGACCCGCCTCGACCGAATCGAAAACCGCCTCGAATTGCGCGAGCTTGCCGAGGCCCAATCCAGGTTTGACCCGCACCCATGAAATCCGCCGTCGTCCAGCTTCCAGGCCTCAATCGTGACCGTGATATGATCGCGGCTCTGACCAAGATCTCCGGCAAGGCGCCGGTGACCATCTGGCAGACCGAAACGGAAATCCCCGATGTCGATCTGATCGTCATTCCCGGCGGGTTCTCCTATGGGGACTATCTGCGCTGCGGTGCCATCGCGGCACGCATGCCGGTCATGCAGGCGATCAAGGCGAAGGCTGAGGCTGGCGTAAAGGTGCTGGGCGTCTGCAACGGATTCCAGATCCTCGTCGAAGCGGGCTTCCTGCCGGGCGCTCTGATGCGCAATGCATCTTTGAAATTCGTCTGTAAGGAAATCCAGCTCGAAGTCGTCAATGCCGATACGGATTTCAGCAGGGCATATCAGCAAGGCCAGATCATCCGCTGCCCGGTTGCGCATCACGACGGAAATTATTTTGCCGACGAAGAAACCCTGAGGACTCTTGAGGGCGACGGTCAGGTGGTGTTCCGCTATGCGGCCGGCACCAACCCCAACGGCTCGATGAACGACATAGCCGGTATCG
This genomic interval carries:
- a CDS encoding sensor domain-containing protein, yielding MKTVKENTSLFAGSPAELLRQATGTLDATVALCVLDADGKILQATSAFAVALSVPVSELLQRPLSTFLHAQHKHFLTSAKSENPPDPTERRLRFSTSDRPSMWFSAALSRVQENLSCFLLKLTPIDDLIRELEQAQKNETRWRYALQSAHQGVWDHDFRSNELFYSDDWKRIRGMRPDDVVDGSLNAWIQQVHPADREHVLEQIRLQDEGDVDFNVFHYRERHADGHWVWIESRGSRVEWDADGKPVRIIGTDTDITERRKAETELEEVSRRLRLALDVSRIGVFEANLDTGNVVRDDRLLRIYGLDPSAPMDQRHLLEERLHPDDREKALAAIAAGLSANEPFANSFRIVRPDGELRHIRSMSLTFIDADGDRKLIGANWDVTEDIVLRDELAHAKQLAEARNRELEAARSSIEYNALHDHLTKLPNRRFLDQRLDDWDAGAVAYTAILHIDLDRFKQINDTLGHQAGDAMLAHTARVLSSITDAEDFTARVGGDEFVILCKRQRSPNDVLALADRVVAALREPVFYEGIPCRFGASVGIAAKADGKTDAKQLLMDADIALYRAKGLGRNRAQVFTKQFQTQIHHAKRTADEIIKGLEDGCFIPVYQPQFDAQTLDIIGVETLARWRHPRKGVLAPDYFLKIAEDINVVTAIDRAIAVQAIGDFARWEERRLGIPRISVNVSSPRLREPGLIESLKELNIPFGRLSFELLESIFLDDLDEGVAQTLTALKSLGIDIEIDDFGTGHASIIGLMKLTPARLKIDRALIKPITTVLEQRQLVRSIIDIGHSLKIDVIAEGVETLDHAEILRDLGCDALQGYAFAKPMTCEQLELFVTSKSWR
- a CDS encoding RBBP9/YdeN family alpha/beta hydrolase, encoding MKASEADILIVPGYANSGPDHWQSRWQSKLASARRVEQAEWAKPVREDWVKRMIEDIDAATKPVVLVAHSLGVATAVHAVQHAKKKIAGAFFVAPPEVSSPQIRPKHFMTFGPYPRDPLPFPSMIVASRNDPFGSYDHAGDIANAWGSILVDAGESGHINADSGHGPWPEGTMVFAQFISRLKP
- the purC gene encoding phosphoribosylaminoimidazolesuccinocarboxamide synthase, which translates into the protein MNRRRRIYEGKAKILYEGPEPGTLIQFFKDDATAFNKKKHEIIDGKGVLNNRISEYIFTHLNRIGIPTHFIRRLNMREQLIKEVEIIPLEIVVRNVAAGSLAKRLGIEEGVVLPRSIIEFYYKADALDDPMVSEEHITAFGWASPQELDDIMALSIRVNDFLTGLFLGVGIQLVDFKIECGRLFEGDMMRIILADEISPDSCRLWDIETKEKMDKDRFRRDLGGLVEAYQEVARRLGIMNENEPPRGTGPVLVK
- the purS gene encoding phosphoribosylformylglycinamidine synthase subunit PurS, whose translation is MINARVTVTLKNGVLDPQGKAIEGALSALGFDGIGHVRQGKVFDLQIETADKAKAEADLKAMCEKLLANTVIENYTISLA
- a CDS encoding DUF1476 domain-containing protein → MTNIQDREKAFESKFALDEELRFKAEARRNKLLGLWAAGLLGKSDPASYAKDVVAADFEEAGHEDVVRKIRADFDAAGIVQTDDQIRLKMLELLSEAVLQVQNGN
- the purQ gene encoding phosphoribosylformylglycinamidine synthase subunit PurQ, encoding MKSAVVQLPGLNRDRDMIAALTKISGKAPVTIWQTETEIPDVDLIVIPGGFSYGDYLRCGAIAARMPVMQAIKAKAEAGVKVLGVCNGFQILVEAGFLPGALMRNASLKFVCKEIQLEVVNADTDFSRAYQQGQIIRCPVAHHDGNYFADEETLRTLEGDGQVVFRYAAGTNPNGSMNDIAGIVSAKGNVLGMMPHPENLIEAAHGGADGRGLFASALDVIAA